CCATAGTTTCATGGCTCGAAACCGCCGGCTCAATGCAATTTGCCAGTCCTTATAATCCACAACTTTCTTCGTATCACTATCCTTATTTTTCAAAAACTCAGGATCCATTGATAACGAGCTAGTTAGTGCACCTGGGTTCTTGACCCACAAGCAACAACAGTCCATGTTACTAAGAAACCATTTATGTGGATTCATACTAAGTGAATCAGCAAGTTGGACCCCATCTAGATAAGATCTGAACTCTTCACAAATGCATGCCGATCCGGCGTAGGCAGCATCTACGTGGAACCACATACCATATTCACGAGCAACCTGACCCAAACCCTCCAATGGGTCCACAGCTCCACATGCTGTGGTCCCCACCGTTGCGCAAAGGAACAAAGGAAACAACCCAGATTCTACATCGTCCTCTATCGCCTTACGTACGACTTCGGGACATAATGCAAATGACGTGGCAGCTGATGTAGGGAGTGGTCGGAAATTGGACGGTCGGATTCCGATTAGTCTTGATGCTTTTTCGACGGTGGCATGTGTTTGATCAGATGCATAGACGACCAATTTACCAATGTGGTCGCATCCAAGCCTCTCCAAGGCTTTTTCTCTGGCTGCTGCTAACGTGCACACGACCGCTTCGCAAGTGCTACCGAGCAATACACCTCCACCACCTTCGCCACCAGAGAATGTGAATGAATGTGGGATTTTGAGCATTTTGGCCATCCAATCCATGACAATGCTTTCGAGCTCAGTTGCAGCTGGTGAAGCGATCCAAGTGAATCCAACCACATTGAATCCGGTACAAAGCATCTCGCCGAGAAATCCTGCAGTGCTAGCATTGGCTTGGAAGTAACCAAAGAAATTTGGGCTTTGCCAGTGAGTGAGACCAGGTATTATATGGTTACGAACATCTTCTAATATAGCTTCTAACTGGTCAGGTGAAAATGGAGCGGAATCTGATAACTGGTTCTTCAAATAACCCGGTTCGACTTGGCTTCGAACAGGGTAGTTTTCGATGGCTCGGTAGTAATCAGCAACGAAATCAACAACCCGATGGGATTGCTCGGTGAAATGATCAGGGTCTAAAGGGGTGAAGATGTTACAAGGCAAGCTGCCCATTGTCATAGAAGGGAGGAAGTGAAACGAAATGGACTGGAATGCTATTATGGTATGGGAAATGGGCGAGAGTTTTATTGAAATGAAGTAGGGGAGTTTGTTCTTATATAGGGGCCAACAACCGGacgctggtggtcagtgctatgtgggtgATGCAcgtggattggccggtgtaccacacaccagctatattgctggtttacatacgtgtcgtgcgaagatgagcgccgacgctcctcgagctccgagttgtgcgagcggttcaaaggagatcaatgttacatggccccataattatgtatttatcatatctacaccgatcatccatttttagagaatattttaataaattatagaaaaaattaatcatatccaaa
This region of Magnolia sinica isolate HGM2019 chromosome 1, MsV1, whole genome shotgun sequence genomic DNA includes:
- the LOC131244384 gene encoding tyrosine decarboxylase 1-like — protein: MTMGSLPCNIFTPLDPDHFTEQSHRVVDFVADYYRAIENYPVRSQVEPGYLKNQLSDSAPFSPDQLEAILEDVRNHIIPGLTHWQSPNFFGYFQANASTAGFLGEMLCTGFNVVGFTWIASPAATELESIVMDWMAKMLKIPHSFTFSGGEGGGGVLLGSTCEAVVCTLAAAREKALERLGCDHIGKLVVYASDQTHATVEKASRLIGIRPSNFRPLPTSAATSFALCPEVVRKAIEDDVESGLFPLFLCATVGTTACGAVDPLEGLGQVAREYGMWFHVDAAYAGSACICEEFRSYLDGVQLADSLSMNPHKWFLSNMDCCCLWVKNPGALTSSLSMDPEFLKNKDSDTKKVVDYKDWQIALSRRFRAMKLWLVIRSHGVVNLQEHIRSDVAMAKWFESQVGMDPRFEVVVPRKFAMVCFRLKPRAGEDGSDINSRLLESINSSGRAYMTHAVVGGLYVLRFAIGTTLTEQRHVDATWKLIQEKADLIRVLEMM